The Euphorbia lathyris chromosome 8, ddEupLath1.1, whole genome shotgun sequence genome has a window encoding:
- the LOC136203694 gene encoding uncharacterized protein, with amino-acid sequence MGLKYKGGLILIITAAILWVTSEEVTQSIFKEYNHPFAVTYLGTSMLVVYLPIGFIKSWVVRFLKHDSDVEIEQHAFGSNKIKINTRKQTFIIGLCTAPLWFLTEYLMNAALGRTSVANTTLLSSTSGVFTLLIGAILGEEKITNVKVFSVVVSMFGVAMTLLPLTSSNSNHDLLGDVYAVLSAFTHALFTVLLKKFAGEEGEKLDVQELFGYIGLCSLLGLWWLWWPLIAMGIEPRLTFPHSRELQQIMLLNSLLGNVLCDYCWALAVVWTNPLVSSLGVSLTIPLAMLEDMLIHNPYYSLIYIIGSLQVFMAFVIANLADWISQKLNGNVNEDFINT; translated from the exons ATGGGGTTGAAATACAAGGGAGGTTTGATACTTATCATCACTGCTGCTATCCTTTGGGTCACTTCTGAAGAGGTCACTCAG aGCATCTTCAAAGAATATAATCATCCATTTGCAGTAACTTATCTTGGAACTTCCATGCTTGTTGTATATCTTCCTATTGGATTCATTAAAAGTTGGGTGGTGAGGTTTTTGAAACATGATTCAGATGTTGAAATTGAGCAACATGCTTTTGGATCCAATAAGATTAAAATAAACACAAGAAAACAAACTTTTATTATTGGATTATGCACTGCTCCCCTATGGTTTCTCACTGAG TATCTAATGAATGCGGCATTGGGTCGGACAAGTGTTGCTAATACAACATTACTGTCTTCAACTTCAGGAGTTTTCACTCTTTTGATAGGTGCAATTCTTGGTGAAGAGAAAATCACAAATGTCAAAGTATTCTCTGTTGTTGTAAGCATGTTTGGTGTTGCTATGACCTTACTACCCCTAACTTCATCCAACTCCAACCATGATCTATTGGGAGATGTTTATGCAGTTTTATCAGCATTCACTCATGCATTATTTACAG TGTTGCTTAAAAAGTTTGCtggagaagaaggagaaaagttAGATGTGCAAGAGTTATTTGGATACATAGGTTTATGCTCACTTCTTGGACTTTGGTGGCTTTGGTGGCCTCTAATTGCCATGGGTATAGAACCTAGGTTAACATTTCCTCATTCAAGAGAGCTCCAACAAATTATGCTTCTTAACAGTTTACTTGGAAATGTTTTATGTGACTATTGCTG GGCATTGGCAGTTGTTTGGACGAATCCACTAGTGAGTTCTCTAGGCGTATCTCTAACCATACCACTTGCTATGTTGGAGGATATGTTAATCCACAATCCATATTATTCACTTATTTATATTATTGGCTCTCTTCAG GTATTTATGGCGTTTGTGATAGCTAATCTAGCAGATTGGATATCACAAAAGCTAAATGGGAATGTGAATGAAGACTTCATTAATACTTGA